One window of the Halorussus sp. MSC15.2 genome contains the following:
- a CDS encoding cox cluster protein codes for MSETFGGRSFVVAFYALIVAITGVVGAVLGVAGPDDLTPVTLLGLVELQPTPLGLAVYGMVTVGLALGVPLALVVVVSKRADAERPGENP; via the coding sequence GTGAGCGAGACGTTCGGCGGACGGTCGTTCGTGGTCGCGTTCTACGCGCTCATCGTCGCCATCACCGGCGTCGTCGGCGCGGTGCTGGGCGTGGCCGGTCCCGACGACCTCACACCGGTCACACTCCTCGGACTGGTCGAACTCCAACCGACGCCGCTCGGTCTCGCGGTGTACGGCATGGTCACGGTCGGACTGGCGCTCGGCGTCCCGCTTGCGCTGGTCGTCGTCGTCTCGAAGCGCGCCGACGCCGAGCGCCCCGGCGAGAACCCCTGA
- a CDS encoding universal stress protein: MYHVVIAVDEESDRARRQARAVADLPSAADEVRATLLHVFTENPGGASATQVGSVRRAEEMLDEAGVEVEVAERSGEPAATVLDFAQSEDADCICVGGRSRSPAGKAIFGSVSQSVILQSDRPVIVSGSTEE; the protein is encoded by the coding sequence ATGTATCACGTCGTCATCGCCGTGGACGAAGAGTCAGACCGTGCGCGCAGACAGGCCCGAGCAGTCGCCGACCTCCCCAGCGCGGCCGACGAGGTGCGAGCGACCTTGCTCCACGTCTTCACCGAGAACCCCGGCGGCGCGTCGGCGACGCAGGTCGGGTCGGTCCGTCGCGCCGAGGAGATGCTCGACGAGGCGGGCGTCGAGGTCGAGGTCGCGGAGCGCAGCGGCGAACCCGCCGCGACCGTCCTCGACTTCGCCCAGAGCGAGGACGCCGACTGCATCTGCGTCGGCGGGCGGAGTCGCTCGCCCGCCGGAAAGGCCATCTTCGGGAGCGTCTCCCAGTCGGTCATCCTGCAGTCCGACCGGCCGGTCATCGTATCGGGTTCGACTGAGGAGTAG
- a CDS encoding thioredoxin domain-containing protein, with protein MTKRETDTSASEAASDERTRTAVTTDEAEALFDALVAADVLAVGEAGVRTTDAFDDTRAVYHDSYVGVSDAEFHEAVAATFGLPDADAAADLIAEREVTRSEFVCYLAVQSHLDDAESRSATDLAAMAGMVHEAVPDSPVPSTIADVTDDPDAFLAGRDRAVVSVWKRFCDPCEATKADLETILDAVPDGVAVAGIDGEVAVEFCRNHDVASAPGFVVVDGDDRSTVRESDADAVAERLQAVLRDRA; from the coding sequence ATGACGAAACGAGAGACCGATACCTCGGCGTCTGAGGCAGCGAGCGACGAACGAACTCGAACGGCGGTGACGACCGACGAAGCGGAGGCGCTGTTCGACGCGCTGGTCGCGGCGGACGTACTCGCGGTCGGCGAGGCCGGGGTCCGGACGACCGACGCGTTCGACGACACCCGCGCCGTCTACCACGACTCCTACGTCGGAGTGAGCGACGCCGAGTTCCACGAGGCGGTGGCCGCGACGTTCGGCCTGCCGGACGCCGACGCCGCGGCGGACCTCATCGCCGAACGCGAGGTGACTCGCTCGGAGTTCGTCTGCTACCTCGCCGTGCAGTCCCACCTCGACGACGCCGAGTCGCGTTCCGCGACCGACCTCGCCGCGATGGCCGGAATGGTCCACGAGGCGGTCCCGGACTCGCCGGTCCCGTCAACAATCGCGGACGTGACCGACGACCCCGACGCGTTCCTCGCCGGACGCGACCGAGCGGTGGTGTCGGTCTGGAAGCGCTTCTGCGACCCCTGCGAAGCGACGAAGGCCGACCTCGAGACGATTCTGGACGCGGTACCCGACGGGGTCGCGGTCGCCGGCATCGACGGCGAGGTGGCGGTCGAGTTCTGCCGGAACCACGACGTGGCGTCGGCACCGGGGTTCGTCGTCGTGGACGGCGACGACCGTTCGACGGTCCGCGAGAGCGACGCCGACGCGGTGGCCGAGCGCCTGCAGGCGGTCCTCCGCGACCGGGCATAG
- a CDS encoding ABC transporter ATP-binding protein, with translation MSLLELDGVDAYYGESHILRDVSLSVEEGEVCALLGRNGAGKTTTLRSISGARPPDVRAGRISFKGEDVTAMDPEDISARGISLVPEERRVFPNLTVAENLHLAEVSENRSNTVGRSLGQVQVEHVGMTTEQVYEEFPRLRERKTQKAGTLSGGEQQMLAIARALKQNTDLLLLDEPYEGLAPQIIADVEDAIRRIRDSGTTILLVEQNAVAAMDIADRCYVVDQGSIVFEGTAAALREDDETRDRYLGV, from the coding sequence ATGAGTCTGCTCGAACTCGACGGCGTCGACGCCTACTACGGCGAGAGCCACATCCTCCGGGACGTGTCGCTGAGCGTCGAGGAGGGAGAGGTCTGCGCGCTCCTCGGGCGGAACGGCGCGGGCAAGACCACCACCTTACGGTCCATCTCGGGGGCGCGCCCGCCCGACGTTCGAGCGGGTCGCATCTCGTTCAAGGGCGAGGACGTCACCGCGATGGACCCCGAGGACATCTCGGCGCGGGGCATCTCGCTGGTGCCCGAGGAGCGGCGCGTCTTCCCGAACCTCACCGTGGCCGAGAACCTCCACCTCGCGGAGGTCTCGGAGAACCGCTCGAACACCGTCGGGCGGTCGCTCGGGCAGGTGCAGGTCGAACACGTCGGCATGACGACCGAGCAGGTGTACGAGGAGTTCCCGCGCCTGCGCGAGCGCAAGACCCAGAAAGCCGGGACGCTGTCGGGCGGCGAACAGCAGATGCTCGCCATCGCCCGCGCGCTGAAGCAGAACACCGACCTGCTCCTGCTCGACGAACCGTACGAAGGACTGGCACCCCAGATTATCGCGGACGTGGAGGACGCCATCCGGCGCATCCGCGACTCGGGCACCACGATTCTGCTGGTCGAGCAGAACGCGGTCGCCGCGATGGACATCGCCGACCGGTGTTACGTCGTCGACCAGGGGAGCATCGTCTTCGAGGGAACCGCGGCCGCACTACGTGAGGATGACGAAACGAGAGACCGATACCTCGGCGTCTGA
- a CDS encoding ABC transporter ATP-binding protein — MALLETRGLTKSFGGLVAVDDVDLSIEQGESISVIGPNGAGKSTFINLVTRMLDATEGDISFKGESILRDDPHEVVQKGVSRSFQTASIFPELSVEENAQIAALAAEHGSFRFNFLRHRDNYGEVDALARRTLDAVGLLGQRDVAAADLPYGDKRRLEIGIALASEPDLLLMDEPTAGMSPEETADTVALIEEVKEELGLTILLVEHDMEVVFNVSDRIVVLNRGSVIAEGSPEEVQGDPDVQEAYLGGVEA; from the coding sequence ATGGCGCTGCTGGAGACCCGGGGTCTCACCAAGTCGTTCGGCGGACTCGTGGCGGTGGACGACGTGGACCTCTCCATCGAGCAGGGCGAGTCCATCTCGGTCATCGGGCCGAACGGCGCGGGCAAGTCCACGTTCATCAACCTCGTGACGCGGATGCTCGACGCGACCGAGGGCGACATCTCGTTCAAGGGCGAGTCGATACTCCGCGACGACCCCCACGAGGTGGTCCAGAAGGGGGTGAGCCGGTCGTTCCAGACCGCCTCCATCTTCCCGGAACTCTCGGTCGAGGAGAACGCCCAAATCGCGGCGCTAGCGGCCGAACACGGCTCGTTCCGTTTCAACTTCCTCCGGCACCGCGACAACTACGGCGAGGTGGACGCGCTGGCCCGCCGGACGCTGGACGCGGTGGGACTGCTCGGTCAGCGCGACGTGGCGGCCGCGGACCTGCCGTACGGCGACAAGCGCCGCTTGGAGATTGGCATCGCGCTGGCGAGCGAACCGGACCTGCTGCTGATGGACGAACCAACCGCGGGGATGTCGCCCGAGGAGACCGCCGACACGGTGGCACTGATAGAGGAGGTCAAGGAGGAACTCGGCCTGACCATCCTGCTGGTCGAACACGACATGGAGGTTGTGTTCAACGTCTCGGACCGCATCGTCGTGCTGAACCGCGGGAGCGTCATCGCCGAGGGGTCTCCCGAAGAAGTTCAGGGCGACCCCGACGTGCAGGAGGCGTACCTCGGAGGTGTCGAGGCGTGA